One Ferrimicrobium sp. genomic region harbors:
- a CDS encoding ABC transporter permease has protein sequence MIRYILKRCGQAIITIIAVSIIVFIILHLLPGGLVRAQLGQKASPVQVHALEVQEGLLRPLPVQYLTWAWNALRGNFGYSYKLSENVSTLLAEYVPRTFFLVAISLLFAVAIAIPMGLWQGYRRNRADDHALSGTMLIMYSMPTFLLGVVLIVVLNIWLPVFPSTASNFGGSLTIDATDLALPIITLCLANVSYFSRYMRSAVIDNMLEDYVRTAKSKGARNRTILLRHVLRNSLNSTLTLLGLSLPYTVSGSLIVEALFNYPGAGLLFWNSAQTRDFPVLLGIVLVIAVMTVLGNLIVDILYGVVDPRVRVQ, from the coding sequence ATGATCCGTTACATTCTCAAACGCTGCGGGCAAGCCATTATCACCATCATCGCGGTCTCAATCATCGTCTTTATCATCTTGCACCTCCTGCCGGGAGGACTTGTTCGCGCCCAACTCGGTCAGAAGGCGAGCCCCGTCCAGGTCCACGCCCTCGAGGTCCAAGAGGGGTTACTCCGGCCGCTGCCAGTTCAGTACCTCACCTGGGCATGGAACGCGCTGCGGGGCAACTTCGGCTACTCTTACAAGCTCAGCGAGAATGTGTCTACCCTGCTCGCCGAGTACGTCCCACGCACCTTCTTCTTGGTTGCCATCTCACTGTTGTTCGCGGTCGCCATCGCCATACCCATGGGCCTCTGGCAAGGCTATCGCCGCAATCGGGCTGATGATCACGCGCTCAGTGGCACCATGCTGATCATGTACTCGATGCCGACCTTCCTCCTCGGGGTCGTCTTGATCGTGGTGCTCAACATCTGGCTGCCGGTCTTCCCCTCAACGGCCTCCAACTTTGGCGGCAGCCTCACGATCGACGCTACCGATCTCGCGCTGCCAATCATCACCCTGTGTCTCGCCAACGTCAGCTACTTCAGTCGCTACATGCGCTCCGCTGTCATCGACAACATGCTCGAAGACTACGTGCGCACGGCCAAGTCCAAGGGCGCCCGCAATCGAACGATACTGCTTCGCCATGTGTTGCGCAATTCCCTGAACTCAACACTGACCCTGCTTGGTCTCTCGCTTCCCTATACGGTCTCGGGGTCGCTAATCGTCGAAGCCCTTTTCAACTATCCCGGTGCCGGCCTGCTGTTTTGGAACTCAGCCCAAACCCGAGACTTCCCGGTATTGCTTGGAATCGTGCTTGTCATCGCCGTCATGACGGTACTCGGTAACCTCATCGTCGATATCCTGTACGGCGTCGTGGACCCTCGAGTGAGAGTCCAATGA
- a CDS encoding ABC transporter permease, producing MTAIKVAPSSAEALEEDRRVSALRVALRTFVANKLAVASLVILVLIVLFCFVGPFVYHTNQVSASLLLENQPPSSAHILGTSPAGRDELGRLMLGGQSTIELGLAVGLLASAFGLIWGTISGFIGGLVDSVMMRIVDALLSIPFLFFVILLASIVRPTLWLIILVISGVSWLSTARLVRGETLTLKTRDYVVAAAGFGTPRWRLIARHIMPNVLGVLVVNGTLKVADAILTFAALGYLGLSIPPPATNWGEILAGGVNNIFDGYWWQLWPAAILIVLTVLAINVLGDALRDVVESRLAQH from the coding sequence ACGGCGATCAAAGTCGCACCATCGAGCGCGGAGGCGCTCGAAGAAGATCGGCGGGTCAGTGCGCTACGAGTTGCGCTGCGCACCTTTGTCGCCAACAAGCTCGCGGTTGCAAGCCTGGTGATTCTCGTTCTCATCGTGCTCTTTTGCTTCGTGGGACCGTTCGTTTACCATACGAATCAGGTCTCCGCCTCCCTGCTGCTAGAGAATCAACCACCGTCATCGGCACACATCCTCGGCACCAGTCCAGCCGGACGCGACGAGCTTGGTCGCCTGATGCTCGGAGGGCAGAGCACCATTGAACTCGGACTTGCGGTTGGGCTGCTTGCGTCAGCATTCGGACTCATCTGGGGCACCATCAGTGGGTTCATTGGCGGCCTTGTCGACTCCGTGATGATGCGCATCGTTGATGCCCTGCTCTCCATCCCCTTCCTCTTCTTTGTCATCTTGCTCGCCTCCATCGTGCGCCCAACGCTGTGGCTGATCATCCTCGTCATCTCGGGGGTGAGCTGGCTCTCAACGGCGCGGCTGGTACGTGGCGAGACACTGACGCTTAAGACACGTGACTATGTCGTCGCGGCCGCCGGCTTTGGAACACCCAGGTGGCGCCTGATCGCACGCCACATCATGCCGAACGTCCTTGGCGTCCTCGTGGTGAATGGCACCCTCAAGGTAGCAGATGCCATCTTGACCTTTGCAGCCCTTGGCTACCTTGGACTCAGTATTCCACCGCCAGCGACAAACTGGGGGGAGATTTTGGCTGGGGGAGTGAATAATATTTTCGATGGTTACTGGTGGCAACTCTGGCCCGCTGCGATCCTCATCGTCCTCACCGTACTCGCAATCAATGTACTGGGTGATGCACTACGTGACGTTGTCGAATCTCGACTGGCTCAGCACTAG